The genomic DNA CCTCATTCCGCAGGCTGATCCGGGCTACGACTGGCTGTTCGGATACGACATCGCCGGGCTCGTGACGATGTATGGTGGAACTAATTCCCACATGGCGATCAGGGCCGCAGAGTTCGGCCTGCCAGCGGCGATCGGGGTTGGTGAATCACTTTACGAACAACTCAGCGGGGCAGAGGTAATCGAACTCGACTGCGAAGCTAAGGCAGTCGAGCGGATTCGCTAATATGCGCCGGCTCGGGGTCACACAGCGCGTCGAAGTCGTCGAAGAGTACGGCGAGCGTCGGGACTGCCTGGATCAGGCTTGGACTGAGCTGCTTGAGAGCTGGGAGTTCCGGCCGTTTCCGCTACCTAACACCGTTGAGAACGTTGAAACATACCTTGACTCCCTGAATCTTGATGGGATTGTACTCACGAGCGGAAACGACCTTTCAAATCTCAAAAACCCGGACGATCCGGCACCCGAACGCGATCGATTCGAACGGGCCGCCCTCGAATGGGCGATCGATCACAAAGTTCCGGTCTGTGGTGTCTGCCGCGGGCTCGAACTTCTGAACGACCATTTTGATGGAAGCCTCTCTCCTGTGTCCGGCCATGTGGCAGTGGACCACGGTGTGTCGTTCGGCTACGAGGCGATCGATTTCAGCGAGGACGCCGATACCGTTCAACTCCCATCAGAGATCAAAACAAACAGCTATCATGACTACGGGATCGATCCGTCCGGTGTGGCGGATCCACTGTCGGTGCTTGGGACTGCTGCCGATGGAACCGTTGAGGCACTGCACCACCCGGAACTCCCGGTCCTCGGGATCATGTGGCACCCGGAACGTGATCCGGATCGGCCAGAGTCGTCTCGGGCTCTCGATCGTAAGCTATTCGATGCGCTGTTCGGAGAATCTGGACAATGAACGATGAGACGATATCAGAGCACACGCTAGACCAGACCGTTGGGAAGACTCCCCCCGACGAGCTGGACACTATTACAGATGGTGGTTCTAACGCTACACCTGTGGCCGTTCACCTCGCAGCAGGCCAAGGAACACGTCTGCGACCTCTCACTGACGATCGGCCCAAGCCGCTCGTCGAACTTGGCGGTCAGTCACTGCTGGAGCAAAACGTCGAGACACTCAAAGAAGCCGGTGTCAGGGACCACGTCGTCGTCACAGGCTATGAGGGCGACCAGATCGTCGATCGTGGGTTTGAGACGGTCCACAACGATGTCTACGACGAAACCGAGATGATATACAGCCTTTTTTGTGCCGCGGAGGCGTTTCCCGACTCTGGAGAGGGGGATCTGCTTATTTCGTACGGCGATATCGTATACGAGCGCGACGTGGTTGAGGCATTGCTGGACTGTAGCGCACCTCTCTGTGTCGCTGTCGACCGGCAGTGGCGAAAGCTATGGGAAGAACGTTTCGAGGACCCTCTCTCAGATGCTGAAACACTCGATATCGACGATAAGGGACGGATCCACGAGATCGGCGAGACGCCTGAGGGATACGATACGATCGATGCACAGTACGTCGGCCTGCTGAAAGTACGGAACGATCATATCGATCGATTTGTTGATGCTTATACTGAACTGGACGCTCAGACCGATGGCTATGTTTCGATTGACACGACCGCCTTCCTCCAGCAGTTGATCGACGACGGCTGGCACCTGCAGGCGGTCTCGATTGACCGCGGTTGGCTGGAGGTGGATACGCTCGAAGACCTCGAACGGTATCGGGAGCTGCACTCCAGCGGAGAACTTTCACAATTCGTAGATATATGAACATTCCTCAAATTGTTCAAGAATCTGGTTTCCCTCCCCTTGAGGCGAGAATCCTGTCGTTCACGGCGGGCGTGAACCACCGCACAGCATATTGAAGTGTTCTGAGCCGTAGTGGGCACGCCCGACGCAAAACAAGCCAGACAACTCTGAGGCAGCAGGGCAGAATCTCGTCCCTACTGCCGAGGGGAACGGCAACGTGGCCCTGCCAGCACCGCGTCGGAGCTTTTGTCGCCACGGTGGCCGAGTCACGTATAGAGCTCCCGGCCGAGCACCGAGGCTGATTCTGCCGGCCGCCACTCCGCCGGCCGGTCGTCCTCTGCCTCACGAGCCTGCTCGATGACGACGTTGGCACGGTCGGCGTGGTGGCGTAGTGCGTCGGCTTCGTCGTCGCCGTCAGTTACCCACGTCGGCGTCCAATGCTCGTTGATACTACCGCTTGCGAGCGTCTATGCCGCCAGCGTCGTCATTGAGCGGGCTGTGTCGTCCTCCCACCCATTGAGTATCCAGCCGTTTTCCAGCGCCGTTTGCAGGCAGCGGTAGCAGTCCGGCATCCCGTCGCCGTCAACCCACGACCGGATGCGGCCCCGCGGGAGGTCGACCGCCGTGCTGACTGCTTGCGACCCCTGCTGTGGGTGCTTAGCTGTGTACCGCTGGACACGTTCGTAGTCTTCGACAGCGTCCCACGGGTCGTCGTAGTTTGGCGGGTCGTACGTCTCAACGAGGCTGCGTTTCGCCGTGTCGGTGTCTACTGAGTTGGAGAGCACAAAGAAATGTGGATATATTCGGGTTATTGACCGTATTCGAACGAGGCGAGCGTAGATGTTCGCTCACCTTCCTGCGACTGCCACACTAAGCGAATGTCATCGCTGCCACTCGGGTCGAAGCTACCGGGGCTGCCGTCCGAGTTAAGAACGATCTGACCGCCGGCCCTCATTGTATCACTGACGTTCTGTTCTAGGTCTTCGTCATCTGCACGGATGCGTTCACCATCAACTGCCGAACCCGTTACAAAGAGGTTTTCAGCGTTTATCGAGTCTCCGCTTTCGTGTGTGAACGTAGTCTCGATATTACCATTATCAGTACCGTTATCGGCGCTGATTTGCGCGTTGGGTGCGGTTTCTTGGACTTGGTCGCCGAGTCCGAGGACGAAGGTGCCGATGACGGCTGCAAGAATAACGGTTATTGCAACCATGAGGATGACTCCTATAACGGGCGATACAGCGCGTCTATCGTCGGTTTCCGGGTTGAGTAGGTTACTCAGATTCATTGTTTTGGATTGTGTGTGCAGTCGCCGGCAGGAGATGAATTTATAACCCCGGACGCCCGAGTTACGGGTGCTTCTGGGGTAGTCATCTCGACTGCCTTTTGAGACTGACTGCGTAGCTATGCGTACGAGCGGGAGCGCATATAAATCCCTGTTTCTGCCTCAATTCGTGAGATGACCGAAAAACGACGGTTGACCAAATCGCGCAGAACTTGGGTCGGTCAAGTGCGCGGCCGATGGTCGACTGGGCGCAATCAAGCCAGCCGGTGGCTCCAACCAGCTCGTCAAACATCGCCCCGGTCAGCCGGACGCCCAGCCACGCTGCGAACGCGCACAAATGAGCTTTGCGAACGGGCTGTTGTTCGCCGGGTCGTACTCGGCTACGAGCGCTGATGCTATGACCGCCGCCAACCGCGGGAAGATGGGACCGACGCCGGTGTTCCGTTGCTGCCGTAGGTGCCTGGATTCGTCGGTCTGACGGATAGGTGGGCCGTCGCAGCGGCAGGCGTTGCCCGTCATGCTGCTGCCCCCCAGTCAGTTTCGGCTACGAGAATCGCACGACGTGAAGGGTGGGCAGGTAGTTTTTGCGTCGGACAATCACAGAGCGGGGGCTGCTCAAACGTTGAAACGGCGGAAATGAGACGCCAACGGGAGTTTGGCCACCGATTTCCAACGGCCAACGACCGTTTGGAAACCGAGTGGGCCAACTCGGATTTGAACCGAGGACCTCCCGGTTATCAGCCGAGCGCTCATACCTAGCTGAGCTATTGGCCCTAGGTTGGCGCAGTTCATCGTAGCGGGGTGATTTGTTTAAACGTTTCTCTTCGTCCGCCCCACGTCCCGTGGTGTCACGCCGTTCGGTCGGAGTCGGTGTCGTCGTCCTCGTCGGGTTCGGGGTCGGTGAACTCGTAGTCCGCTTCGCCCATTTCGACGGTATCGCCGGCTGCATCGGGACCGGACGCGTCACCGGGGAAGCCACCTCCGGGGCCACCGCCGCCCGGGAAGCCCTGCCCGGCCGTCTCGTCGCCGCCCGGGAAGCCGCCCACGTAAACGTTGCCGGAGGCGAAGCCGCCGGTCTTGTCGTCGAGGAACGGCGTGACGACGTACTTTTTCGTCGCAATGCGGATGGGATACCGGGTCGGTGGAAGCACCAGCAACAGCCCGATGAAGTCGGTGATGACGCCGGGCGTCAGCATGAGCGTCCCGGCGATGATAAGCAACAGCCCGTCCAGCAGCTCGTTGGTGGGCGCGTCTCCGTTTGCGAGCTTGCGCTGTATCTTCCGGAGGGTGTGTCGCCCTTCGGCGCGGGCAAACAGCAGCCCGAGCAGCGCCGTGAGGACGACCACCGCGACGGTCGCGACGGGGCCGATGGTGACCGGTCCCAGCCGCGTCGCAAGCACGACAAGCAGCAGGATATCCACGACCGGGACGAGCAACAGCAGGCCGATGACCCGCAGTCTCATACCGCCCGCTACCGGCGGCCGGGGGAAAACCTTTCCGAGACGACCGGTCGTGTCGGTGGCGGCCCACCAGCCCCGGCAGCGACACCGATACGGCCTTACGGCCCGGCCGGCTTTGCCTACCTGATGGAAGCAGCGCTTGTCATCCTCGACGGCTGGGGGCTCGGCGACGGCGACGAGACCGACGCCGTCGCGGCCGCCGACACGCCGGCGTTCGACGCCCTCGCCGAGCGGGGTGCGACCGGACAGCTGGAGACCCACGGCCGCAGCGTGGGGCTGCCGGACGGACAGATGGGCAACAGCGAGGTCGGCCACCTCAATATCGGCGCGGGCCGCGTCGTCAAGCAGGACTCGACGCGCGTCACCGACGACATCGACGCCGGCGTCTTCGCGGACAACGAGGCGCTGGCGCGGGCGTTCGACCACGCCGACGACCACGACGGCCGCGTCCACTTTATGGGGCTTGTCAGCGACGGCGGCGTCCACTCTTATCAGTCGCATCTGCACGCACTCGTCGACCTCGCCGCCGAGCGGGGCGTGGAGGCGGTCACCCACGCGTTCACCGACGGCCGGGATACGGCCCCGAAAAGCGGCGTCGGCTTCATCGAAGACCTTGCGGCGACCGTCGAGGAGGCCGGGACCGGCGACGTCGCAACTGTTTGCGGCCGCTACTACGCGATGGACCGGGATGAAAACTGGGAGCGGACAAAGCGCGCCTACGACGCCATCGTTCACCGGGAGGCCCCCCACGAGGCCGACTCAGCAGTTGCGGCCGTCGCGGCCTCCTATGACCGCGGCGACACCGACGAGTACGTCGAGCCGACGCTCGTTTCCGGCACGGACGCGCCGCTTTCGGCCGATGACGCCGTCGTCTTCTTCAATTTCCGTGCCGACCGGGCTCGCCAGCTCGTCCGCATGCTAGCCGACATCGACCCCGACTGGGCGTTCGAGACCGACCCGCCGGCAGCAGCACTCGTCACGATGACCGAGTACGACGAGACGTTCGACCTGCCGGTTGCGTACCCGCCGCTTGCGCCCGAGCAGCCGCTTGGCGCGGTGCTCGCCGAGAGCGACCGCACGCAGCTTCGGATGGCCGAATCCGAGAAGTACGCCCACGTCACCTACTTCCTGAACGGCGGCCGCGAGGTCGCCTTCGAGGGCGAGCGCCGCGATATCGTCGACAGCCCCGACGTGCCGACCTACGACGAGCAGCCGGCGATGTCGGCCCCGGAGCTGACCGACGCCGCAATCGACCACATCGGGGCCGACGCCCCCGACGTACTCGTGTTGAACTACGCGAACCCGGACATGGTCGGCCACACCGGTGACTTCGAGGCCGCCAAGGCGGCCATCGAGGCTGTCGACGAACAGCTCGGTCGGCTGGAAAGCGCAATCAGGGAGGCCGGCGGCCACCTCTTTGTCACGGCCGACCACGGCAACGCCGACGACATGGGCACGCCGGAGGCACCCCACACCGCTCACACGACGAACCCGGTTCCGTTCGTCTACTGTACGCCGGACGGCACCGACGGCGGCTACACCGTTCGGGATGGCGGTACCCTCGCCGACATCGCGCCGACGCTGCTTTCGACTATCGGTGTCGACATCCCGGAGACGATGACCGGCGAATCGCTGTTGGAGCGATGAGCAAGTCCGTCGTCGTCCCTGCGGACCGCGATATTCGCGGCACGCTCGATGCGCCCGACGCCGATAGGTGTGTCGTCGCCTGCCCGCCACATCCACAGCACGGCGGCAACCGCAACGACCCGCGGCTTGAGGCCGTCAGCGACGACCTCGATGCTGCCTGTCTGCGCTTCGACTACGGCCCGTGGGACGAGGGCCGCGGCGAACTCGAAGACGTCCGGGCGGCGTACGCGTGGGCGCGAGAGCGATACGACGCTGTCGGGCTCTTCGGCTACAGCTTCGGCGGCTGTCTGGCGCTTGTCGCCGCCGCGGCGGAATCGGAGGCGGGCACGCCGCCATCGGCGGTCGCTGTGCTCTCACCGGCGGCGTCGCTTGCTGCTGGCGAGCTCGATGCCGTCGCCGCCGTCGCTGATATTGACGCGCCGATGGCGCTGGTCTACGGCGAGCGGGACACGATGATTGACGCGACGGCGGTTGCCGACGCTCTCACCGACGCTGGCGGCGACGTTGCGTCGCTGCCGGCCGACCACTTCTTCGTCGGCCAGACACAGCGCGTCGGCGCGGCTATCGCCGCGTTCTTCAACGATGGGGCGCTTCCCGACTCGGTCTGAGCCGCCCTGTGGCTCGCCCCCACGGGACCGGCGCCCGCAGTCGGCGACTGTCGAAACCGTTTTGTCCGACGCTCGCGCACCGTCGGTATGCCGACGGAGCTTACTGATTACGACCCCTCGATGGGGAACAAGTTCATTTTCGTCACCGGCGGGGTGATGTCCGGGCTGGGCAAGGGCATCACCGCCGCGAGCACGGGACGCCTGCTCGCTAACGCCGGCTTCGACGTGACGGCGGTCAAGATAGACCCGTATCTCAACGTCGACGCCGGAACGATGAACCCCTACCAGCACGGTGAGGTCTACGTGCTGAAAGACGGCGGCGAGGTCGACCTCGATTTGGGGAACTACGAGCGGTTCCTCGATATCGACATGACCTTCGACCACAACATCACGACGGGAAAGACCTACCGGCACGTCATCGAAAAAGAGCGTGCCGGCGATTATCTCGGCAAAACGGTCCAGATTATCCCACACGTCACAGACGACATCAAACGTCGGATTCGGGAGGCCGCCGAGGGCCACGACGTCTGTATCATCGAAGTCGGCGGCACCGTCGGCGACATCGAAGGAATGCCCTACCTCGAGGCGCTCCGGCAGTTCGCCCACGAGGAGGATGACGACGATATTCTCTTTACCCACGTCACGCTCGTCCCCTACTCGAAGAACGGCGAACAAAAAACCAAGCCCACTCAACACTCCGTCAAGGAACTGCGGTCTATCGGCCTGCAGCCGGACATTCTCGTCGGCCGCTGTGAGGACAAACTCGACATCGAGGCCAAAGAGAAAATCGCGCTGTTTTGCGACGTGCCTATGGATGCGGTCTTTTCGAACCCCGATGTCGAGGACATCTACCACGTCCCCCTGATGGTCGAAGAGGAGGGCCTCGACCAGTATGTGATGGAACAGCTCGGCCTCGACGAGCGAGCGCTGCCGCCCGAAGAGCGGGCCAACGAGTGGCGCGACATCGTCACCCAGGAGACGACCGACGAAGTCGACATCGCGCTGGTCGGCAAGTACGCCATGGAGGACGCCTATCTCTCGATTTATGAGTCGCTGAAACACGCCGGCTTCGAGACCAACACCGATGTCAACGTCCTGTGGGTCGACGCCGACGAGATGGACGACGCCCACGCCGACCGGCTCAGCCGTGCTGACGGCATTATCGTTCCCGGCGGCTTCGGCAGCCGCGGCACGGAGGGCAAAATCGAGGCCATCACATACGCCCGTGAAAACGACGTCCCGTTCCTCGGGCTCTGTCTCGGCTTCCAGATGGCGGTCGTCGAGTACGCCCGCAACGTCTGCGGGCTCGACGGGGCTCACTCCGCCGAAATCGACGACGAAACCGACCATCCGGTCATCGACATCCTGCCCGAGCAGTACGAGGTCGAAGATATGGGCGGGACGATGCGGCTCGGCGCTCACGAAACCGACATCGAAGCGGGGACGCTGGCCCACGAACTCTACGCGGACGAACAGTGTACCGAACGGCACCGCCACCGCTACGAAGTCAATCCCGAGTACATCGAGACGCTCGAGTCGGCGGGGCTGGTCTTTTCCGGCCAAGACCAAAACCGCATGGAGATTCTGGAACTGCCCGACCACCCGTTCTTCTTCGGCACGCAGTTCCATCCGGAGTTCCGTTCCCGGCCCGGCCGTGCCTCACCGCCGTTCGTTGGGCTGGTCGAAACGATACTCGAAACGACCGACACTGACACCGAAGAGGTGACCGCATAATGGTTGAACCCACAGCATTCATCGACGAAAAGATTGCAGAGATAGCCGACGATGTCGGCGACGCAAACGCCGTTATCGCGCTGTCGGGGGGCGTCGACTCCTCGACGGCCGCCGCCCTCGCCTACGAGGCCATCGGCGACCAGCTGACGCCCGTCTACGTCGACACCGGGCTGATGCGGAAAGGCGAAACCGACCAGATTCGCGACACGTTCGACTACATGGACAGCCTGCGAATCATCGACGCCCGCGACCGCTTCCTTGATGCGCTGTCAGGCATCACCGACCCCGAAGAGAAGCGACACGCCATCGGCGAGCAGTTCATTCGCGAGTTCGAGACCGTCGCCCGCGATGTCGACGCCGATTACCTCGTCCAGGGGACCATCTACCCCGACCGTATCGAATCCGAGGGGACCATCAAATCCCATCACAACGTCGGCGGCCTTCCCGAGGTCGTCGACTTCGAGGGTATCGTCGAACCGATGCGAGACCTCTACAAGGACGAGGTCCGCGAGGTCGCCCGCGAACTCGACCTCGAATCCATCATCGCAGAGCGGATGCCGTTCCCCGGCCCGGGGCTTGCTATCCGCGTCCTCGGCGAGGTAACAGACGAGAAACTCGCGGTCGCCCGTGAAGCCAACCACGTCGTCGAGGAGGAACTCGAAGAGTACGAGCCATGGCAGGCCCTGGCGGCGGTGCTGGGCAAGGCGACCGGCGTCAAGGGTGACAACCGCGTCCACGGCTGGGTGGTGTCGGTCCGGTCCGTCGAATCCCGCGACGGCATGACCGCCCGCGCCCAAGAGCTTGACTGGGAGACGCTCCAGCGCATCCAGTCTCGCATTACGGGCGAAAACGAGAACGTCGCCCGCGTCGTCTACGACGTGACCCACAAACCACCGGCGACCATCGAATATGAGTGAGGTCGTCATCGCGGGCCCGGACCCTGAAGGGCTCGGCGAGGCGCTCGAAGCCGAAGGGGCGTCGGTCAGCCACGCTGACGGGACGGCCACCCGCCCGGACCTCGAAGACGCCGGTATCGTCGACGCCGACGTGTTTGTCGTCACCGACGCGGGGCTGGCAACGTCGGTTCCTATCGCCGTTGACTCCAACCCCGACATCCGCATTGTGATGTACACCCGCGATTCCGTCCCCGAGTTCGTGAAGGGACAGGCCGGTCACATCATCGACCCGGCCATCCTCGACCCCGAGACGGTCGCCGAAGAGCTCGTATAAAGTCTCTCCTTGCGGCCCTTTCAGTAGCGTTCTGCCAGCGCCCGAAGCCGCTCGCTGCCGCCCGTGCGGAACGGTGTTCCATGCCCCATCGCTGCCACCTCGAAGTCGGGCAGGCGAGCGGCAAGGTCGGCGATGCTCTCTTCGAGCCGGTCGCGGTCACGGCTAATAAACCACGGCGCTGGCGCGAGCTCGCCGTCGCGTTCGATGACCAAATCGCCGAGAAACGCCGCACTGCGTTCTTCGTGGACGTAGACGGTATGGCCCGGCGTGTGCCCCGGAGCGTGGTGGGCGGTGAAGCCGCCGACGGTGTCGCCGTCTTCGAGCGGCCGGACGCGGCGTTCCGGCAGGTCACCGACGAACGGCCCGGAAACGAGCTGTGTCAGCCGCTTTATTCCATATGGCGACGGCCGTTCGGCCCCGGTAAGCAGTGGCGCATCCGCCTGTCCAATGTACACTGGCGTGTCCACAGCGAGCGTCGATAACGGCCCGACGTGGTCGAAATCGTAGTGCGTGATGAGGATTCGTTCGAGGTCAGCGATATCGAAACCGGCGGCTTCGATTGCTTCGACCACTGTGCCCCCATCGAACGGTGTCCCAGCATCGACGAGTGTCAGTCCCTCGTCGTCAGCGACCAGATAGGCGTTGACGCCCATCGGCTCGAACCACCAGACGCCATCGCGCAACTCGGTTACCATAGGTCGGCGTAGGACCGCTGTGAACAAAAGCTACGGCTTCGGGGCGGCGTTCTGTAGTGCTGTCTCGGCGATGTTGCCGCCGTAGT from Natronomonas pharaonis DSM 2160 includes the following:
- a CDS encoding type 1 glutamine amidotransferase, with amino-acid sequence MRRLGVTQRVEVVEEYGERRDCLDQAWTELLESWEFRPFPLPNTVENVETYLDSLNLDGIVLTSGNDLSNLKNPDDPAPERDRFERAALEWAIDHKVPVCGVCRGLELLNDHFDGSLSPVSGHVAVDHGVSFGYEAIDFSEDADTVQLPSEIKTNSYHDYGIDPSGVADPLSVLGTAADGTVEALHHPELPVLGIMWHPERDPDRPESSRALDRKLFDALFGESGQ
- a CDS encoding phosphocholine cytidylyltransferase family protein, which translates into the protein MNDETISEHTLDQTVGKTPPDELDTITDGGSNATPVAVHLAAGQGTRLRPLTDDRPKPLVELGGQSLLEQNVETLKEAGVRDHVVVTGYEGDQIVDRGFETVHNDVYDETEMIYSLFCAAEAFPDSGEGDLLISYGDIVYERDVVEALLDCSAPLCVAVDRQWRKLWEERFEDPLSDAETLDIDDKGRIHEIGETPEGYDTIDAQYVGLLKVRNDHIDRFVDAYTELDAQTDGYVSIDTTAFLQQLIDDGWHLQAVSIDRGWLEVDTLEDLERYRELHSSGELSQFVDI
- a CDS encoding type IV pilin; its protein translation is MNLSNLLNPETDDRRAVSPVIGVILMVAITVILAAVIGTFVLGLGDQVQETAPNAQISADNGTDNGNIETTFTHESGDSINAENLFVTGSAVDGERIRADDEDLEQNVSDTMRAGGQIVLNSDGSPGSFDPSGSDDIRLVWQSQEGERTSTLASFEYGQ
- a CDS encoding FxsA family protein — protein: MRLRVIGLLLLVPVVDILLLVVLATRLGPVTIGPVATVAVVVLTALLGLLFARAEGRHTLRKIQRKLANGDAPTNELLDGLLLIIAGTLMLTPGVITDFIGLLLVLPPTRYPIRIATKKYVVTPFLDDKTGGFASGNVYVGGFPGGDETAGQGFPGGGGPGGGFPGDASGPDAAGDTVEMGEADYEFTDPEPDEDDDTDSDRTA
- the gpmI gene encoding 2,3-bisphosphoglycerate-independent phosphoglycerate mutase gives rise to the protein MEAALVILDGWGLGDGDETDAVAAADTPAFDALAERGATGQLETHGRSVGLPDGQMGNSEVGHLNIGAGRVVKQDSTRVTDDIDAGVFADNEALARAFDHADDHDGRVHFMGLVSDGGVHSYQSHLHALVDLAAERGVEAVTHAFTDGRDTAPKSGVGFIEDLAATVEEAGTGDVATVCGRYYAMDRDENWERTKRAYDAIVHREAPHEADSAVAAVAASYDRGDTDEYVEPTLVSGTDAPLSADDAVVFFNFRADRARQLVRMLADIDPDWAFETDPPAAALVTMTEYDETFDLPVAYPPLAPEQPLGAVLAESDRTQLRMAESEKYAHVTYFLNGGREVAFEGERRDIVDSPDVPTYDEQPAMSAPELTDAAIDHIGADAPDVLVLNYANPDMVGHTGDFEAAKAAIEAVDEQLGRLESAIREAGGHLFVTADHGNADDMGTPEAPHTAHTTNPVPFVYCTPDGTDGGYTVRDGGTLADIAPTLLSTIGVDIPETMTGESLLER
- a CDS encoding alpha/beta hydrolase, which gives rise to MSKSVVVPADRDIRGTLDAPDADRCVVACPPHPQHGGNRNDPRLEAVSDDLDAACLRFDYGPWDEGRGELEDVRAAYAWARERYDAVGLFGYSFGGCLALVAAAAESEAGTPPSAVAVLSPAASLAAGELDAVAAVADIDAPMALVYGERDTMIDATAVADALTDAGGDVASLPADHFFVGQTQRVGAAIAAFFNDGALPDSV
- the pyrG gene encoding glutamine hydrolyzing CTP synthase, yielding MPTELTDYDPSMGNKFIFVTGGVMSGLGKGITAASTGRLLANAGFDVTAVKIDPYLNVDAGTMNPYQHGEVYVLKDGGEVDLDLGNYERFLDIDMTFDHNITTGKTYRHVIEKERAGDYLGKTVQIIPHVTDDIKRRIREAAEGHDVCIIEVGGTVGDIEGMPYLEALRQFAHEEDDDDILFTHVTLVPYSKNGEQKTKPTQHSVKELRSIGLQPDILVGRCEDKLDIEAKEKIALFCDVPMDAVFSNPDVEDIYHVPLMVEEEGLDQYVMEQLGLDERALPPEERANEWRDIVTQETTDEVDIALVGKYAMEDAYLSIYESLKHAGFETNTDVNVLWVDADEMDDAHADRLSRADGIIVPGGFGSRGTEGKIEAITYARENDVPFLGLCLGFQMAVVEYARNVCGLDGAHSAEIDDETDHPVIDILPEQYEVEDMGGTMRLGAHETDIEAGTLAHELYADEQCTERHRHRYEVNPEYIETLESAGLVFSGQDQNRMEILELPDHPFFFGTQFHPEFRSRPGRASPPFVGLVETILETTDTDTEEVTA
- the guaA gene encoding glutamine-hydrolyzing GMP synthase, which translates into the protein MVEPTAFIDEKIAEIADDVGDANAVIALSGGVDSSTAAALAYEAIGDQLTPVYVDTGLMRKGETDQIRDTFDYMDSLRIIDARDRFLDALSGITDPEEKRHAIGEQFIREFETVARDVDADYLVQGTIYPDRIESEGTIKSHHNVGGLPEVVDFEGIVEPMRDLYKDEVREVARELDLESIIAERMPFPGPGLAIRVLGEVTDEKLAVAREANHVVEEELEEYEPWQALAAVLGKATGVKGDNRVHGWVVSVRSVESRDGMTARAQELDWETLQRIQSRITGENENVARVVYDVTHKPPATIEYE
- a CDS encoding DUF7126 family protein, producing the protein MSEVVIAGPDPEGLGEALEAEGASVSHADGTATRPDLEDAGIVDADVFVVTDAGLATSVPIAVDSNPDIRIVMYTRDSVPEFVKGQAGHIIDPAILDPETVAEELV
- a CDS encoding MBL fold metallo-hydrolase gives rise to the protein MVTELRDGVWWFEPMGVNAYLVADDEGLTLVDAGTPFDGGTVVEAIEAAGFDIADLERILITHYDFDHVGPLSTLAVDTPVYIGQADAPLLTGAERPSPYGIKRLTQLVSGPFVGDLPERRVRPLEDGDTVGGFTAHHAPGHTPGHTVYVHEERSAAFLGDLVIERDGELAPAPWFISRDRDRLEESIADLAARLPDFEVAAMGHGTPFRTGGSERLRALAERY